A DNA window from Carnobacterium funditum DSM 5970 contains the following coding sequences:
- the murB gene encoding UDP-N-acetylmuramate dehydrogenase, producing MLITKMKEQFPNSIIKEKEPLSLYTYTKTGGPADILVLPQEKSEVVELVEWINKNELALTVLGNASNLIVKDGGIHGVVMVLTEMNDISISKNRIIAQSGARLIDTSYAALNAELTGLEFACGIPGSIGGAVFMNAGAYGGEVSEVIHEVTILTRLGEVKELKNKDLDFRYRHSSIQDTRDIVLEVEFHLEKGETSEIEARMLELTFLRESKQPLEYPSCGSVFKRPTGYFTGKLIQEAGLQGKTWGGAQISEKHAGFIVNINQATATDYIELIAHVQKIILENSGVELITEVRIIGENLI from the coding sequence ATGCTAATAACAAAAATGAAAGAACAGTTTCCTAATTCAATAATAAAAGAAAAAGAACCATTGTCTCTTTACACTTATACAAAAACAGGCGGACCAGCAGATATATTAGTATTGCCTCAAGAAAAATCTGAGGTTGTTGAGTTAGTGGAATGGATTAACAAGAATGAGTTGGCATTAACAGTTTTAGGGAATGCTAGCAATTTAATTGTAAAAGATGGTGGCATCCATGGGGTGGTTATGGTCTTAACTGAAATGAATGATATTTCTATTTCTAAAAATCGCATTATTGCGCAAAGTGGCGCACGTTTGATTGACACCTCCTATGCCGCATTAAATGCTGAATTAACAGGTTTAGAATTTGCTTGTGGTATTCCTGGTAGCATTGGGGGAGCCGTATTTATGAATGCTGGAGCTTACGGAGGCGAGGTTAGCGAAGTCATTCATGAGGTTACTATTTTGACTCGTTTAGGAGAGGTAAAAGAATTAAAAAATAAAGACCTTGATTTCCGCTATCGCCACAGTTCGATACAAGATACGAGAGATATCGTTTTAGAAGTTGAGTTTCACTTAGAAAAAGGGGAAACTTCTGAAATAGAAGCACGTATGTTGGAATTAACTTTCTTACGAGAGTCTAAACAACCCTTAGAATACCCTTCTTGCGGAAGTGTATTTAAACGGCCAACAGGCTATTTTACAGGGAAATTAATCCAGGAGGCTGGATTACAAGGTAAAACTTGGGGAGGCGCTCAAATTTCAGAGAAGCACGCCGGTTTTATTGTAAACATCAATCAGGCTACAGCAACGGACTATATAGAATTAATCGCACATGTCCAAAAGATTATCTTAGAAAATTCGGGTGTTGAACTTATAACAGAGGTTCGAATCATTGGAGAAAATCTTATTTGA
- a CDS encoding potassium channel family protein → MATKTVGVLGLGIFGSSIAKELSEFDCEVIAVDLDVSNVDRVEPFVTEAIQGDITDLEFLKNIGLENCDVVVVATGTSLEASVLAVMNCKKMNIDRIVAKAKNKMFMEVLMAVGATTVVRPEKEMGTRVAKNLLRRHITDIVDLDDQYAVIEFFPPIKWVGHSLEELDLRKRYEMNVIGIRKKIERKLDVSFGPDYIMQSNDIIVGIAESEIFERYDYLNKLK, encoded by the coding sequence ATGGCAACAAAAACAGTTGGTGTATTGGGTTTAGGTATATTTGGTTCTTCAATTGCTAAAGAATTAAGTGAGTTTGATTGTGAAGTGATTGCTGTCGATTTAGATGTAAGCAATGTAGATCGAGTAGAGCCTTTTGTTACAGAAGCTATCCAAGGAGATATCACAGACTTAGAGTTTCTAAAAAATATAGGACTTGAGAATTGTGATGTTGTCGTTGTAGCAACAGGAACTAGTCTTGAAGCTAGCGTCCTAGCAGTAATGAATTGTAAAAAAATGAATATTGATAGGATTGTTGCTAAAGCAAAAAATAAAATGTTTATGGAAGTTTTAATGGCTGTCGGAGCAACAACAGTTGTTCGCCCAGAAAAAGAAATGGGAACAAGAGTAGCCAAAAACTTATTAAGACGTCATATAACTGACATTGTTGACTTAGATGATCAATATGCTGTAATTGAATTTTTCCCACCAATCAAATGGGTTGGCCATTCTTTAGAAGAACTAGATTTGCGTAAACGCTATGAAATGAATGTTATTGGCATCAGAAAAAAAATAGAAAGAAAGTTAGATGTTTCATTCGGACCAGATTACATTATGCAGAGTAATGACATTATAGTAGGGATAGCAGAGTCTGAAATATTTGAACGTTACGATTATCTTAATAAGTTAAAATAA